A DNA window from Aspergillus nidulans FGSC A4 chromosome I contains the following coding sequences:
- a CDS encoding protein lacE (transcript_id=CADANIAT00006591), with protein MKLQSCAYLGWGLALAASSAVALSVRNTNKAPSQSVRERASLNHQWKFWHSEQIPDNIVYDLRPDANDSSFQVLKSWVLPVGNDYIKNANAQHERPSTEPDGDIPYVHNDFDDSSWDVVRLPHDWAITRPFYTDDDPEIPSAMGRLPVQGVGWYRRKLNFTQEDSDKVVLLEIDGAMSYPMVWLNGHLVGGWPYGYNSFQLDLTPYLQQGEENQLAIRVENPSGSSSRWYPGGGIYRNVWLTKVNPTHVAHYGTKMTTRDVSSRRATIDFQVQIENKGQKRQRVEVATEIFDLDSANGHVRGRKVEQFPRHKVIVDKDNPRLWGPPPDQTPNLYIAVTSLYDASGHLLDTYSTEFGVRSVEYNPNTGLSVNGAPVRIQGVNQHHDLGALGAAFNRRAAQRQLELLCDLGVNAIRTAHNPPAPELLEMTDRMGFLVLDEIFDSWAQQKTDLDFHLIFNDWREPDLRSFLRRDRNHPSVIIWSIGNEVAEQSADDTAAAIATYLRDIVREEDNTRPVTASMNSAWPNSSFAGVVDLISLNYQGEGLRYGPAYSHLEGNRRDPQYSEFHVTHPDKLILGSEVAWSLSTRGTFLFPVTNYTSAPVNDTSGGNSTTLEISAYELYSSDPGSSPDRVFATQDEHPFVDGGFVWAGWDYLGEPYPYYDGARSAYSGIIDLAGFKKERFYLYQARWQPDVRMAHIVPHWSWPERVGQVTPVHVFTSGDEAELFVNGVSQGRLKRDPLTYRFRWDEVVYEPGEVQVVAYKNGSKWATDTVKTAGEPTQLRLTPDRAQIAADGEDLSFVTLEVLDGKGNVVPEAKNLIHFEVSGPGEIVATDNGFPADYTAFPSHERTAFHGLALCIVKGELGTHGDIVLKASSNGVGEAEVVIKASRGMP; from the exons ATGAAACTCCAGTCTTGCGCATATCTAGGATGgggccttgcccttgcggccTCATCTGCCGTTGCGCTATCAGTGCGCAACACCAACAAAGCTCCCTCGCAAAGCGTGCGTGAACGAGCAAGTCTCAATCACCAATGGAAATTCTGGCACTCCGAGCAGATCCCAGACAATATTGTCTACGACCTTCGTCCCGACGCGAACGATTCCAGTTTTCAAGTATTAAAGTCCTGGGTCCTGCCCGTTGGCAACGACTATATCAAGAACGCCAATGCACAACATGAACGCCCATCTACCGAACCGGATGGCGACATTCCATATGTGCATAATGATTTTGACGACAGTAGTTGGGATGTCGTGCGTCTGCCTCATGACTGGGCTATCACTAGACCATTTTATACAGACGACGACCCCGAGATACCTTCAGCTATGGGTCGACTTCCAGTGCAGGGGGTGGGGTGGTATCGGCGCAAGCTGAACTTTACACAAGAAGACAGTGATAAAGTGGTCTTGTTGGAGATCGACGGTGCTATGTCTTATCCCATGGTTTGGCTCAATGGCCATCTGGTTGGCGGTTGGCCATATGGATACAATTCGTTTCAGCTTGATCTCACTCCATACCTGCAGCAAGGGGAAGAGAACCAGCTTGCTATCCGTGTGGAGAATCCATCTGGGAGCTCGTCAAGGTGGTATCCTGGTGGGGGAATTTACCGCAACGTGTGGCTGACCAAGGTTAATCCTACACATGTTGCTCATTACGGGACAAAGATGACGACGAGGGATGTTTCCAGCCGGAGAGCAACAATCGATTTCCAGGTGCAGATCGAGAACAAGGGTCAGAAAAGACAGAGGGTAGAGGTCGCTACGGAGATCTTTGACCTTGACTCTGCGAATGGCCATGTGCGCGGTCGAAAAGTCGAACAATTCCCCAGGCATAAGGTTATCGTTGACAAGGACA ATCCCCGCCTATGGGGACCTCCACCGGATCAGACCCCCAATCTGTATATTGCCGTCACTTCTTTATACGACGCAAGTGGCCACCTACTCGATACCTACAGCACCGAATTCGGAGTTCGTTCGGTAGAGTACAATCCGAACACCGGCCTCTCAGTTAACGGCGCGCCAGTACGTATCCAAGGCGTCAACCAGCATCATGACCTAGGTGCTTTAGGAGCGGCGTTCAACAGGAGAGCCGCACAGCGGCAACTGGAGCTACTGTGTGATCTCGGCGTCAATGCAATCAGGACAGCACATAACCCCCCGGCACCCGAGCTCCTAGAAATGACGGACCGGATGGGCTTCCTAGTCCTCGATGAGATCTTTGATTCCTGGGCACAGCAGAAGACTGACCTGGATTTTCATTTGATATTCAACGACTGGCGCGAGCCAGATCTACGATCCTTTCTACGTCGAGATCGCAACCACCCCTCCGTCATAATTTGGAGTATTGGGAACGAAGTCGCAGAGCAATCGGCCGACGATACAGCCGCAGCCATTGCGACCTACCTCCGGGATATTGtaagagaagaagacaacaCCCGACCAGTCACGGCGTCGATGAACAGTGCATGGCCCAATTCGTCCTTCGCGGGTGTGGTTGATCTCATCAGCCTTAATTACCAAGGCGAAGGTTTACGATACGGCCCGGCCTATTCACACCTAGAGGGAAACAGAAGGGACCCGCAGTACAGTGAGTTCCATGTAACGCATCCCGACAAACTCATCCTGGGGAGCGAGGTCGCCTGGTCGCTCAGCACCCGTGGAACGTTCCTATTCCCCGTTACAAACTACACCAGTGCGCCTGTTAATGACACCTCCGGTGGAAACTCGACCACGCTCGAGATTTCCGCATATGAACTCTACTCATCCGACCCCGGCTCATCACCCGACCGCGTCTTCGCCACTCAGGACGAGCACCCCTTCGTCGATGGCGGGTTTGTCTGGGCCGGATGGGACTACCTGGGTGAGCCGTATCCATACTATGACGGCGCAAGAAGCGCATACTCAGGGATAATTGACCTTGCGGGGTTCAAGAAGGAGCGCTTCTACCTGTACCAGGCACGGTGGCAGCCGGATGTCCGTATGGCGCATATTGTGCCGCATTGGAGCTGGCCGGAAAGAGTTGGACAGGTTACGCCGGTTCATGTCTTTACCTCTGGTGACGAGGCAGAGCTCTTTGTCAATGGGGTGTCGCAGGGGAGGCTCAAGAGAGACCCCCTGACATATCGATTTAGATGGGACGAGGTCGTCTATGAACCTGGCGAGGTGCAAGTCGTCGCCTATAAGAACGGCAGCAAGTGGGCAACAGATACCGTAAAGACAGCCGGCGAACCAACACAACTCCGTCTCACTCCTGACCGAGCCCAGATAGCTGCTGACGGCGAGGACCTCTCCTTCGTGACGCTGGAAGTTCTCGACGGCAAGGGCAATGTCGTACCTGAAGCGAAGAACCTAATCCACTTTGAAGTCTCTGGCCCAGGAGAGATAGTCGCTACAGATAATGGCTTTCCTGCTGACTACACGGCTTTCCCGTCCCACGAACGGACGGCCTTTCACGGGTTGGCTTTGTGTATCGTGAAAGGGGAGCTTGGTACACATGGGGATATTGTGCTTAAGGCATCAAGTAATGGGGTCGGAGAGGCGGAGGTGGTAATCAAGGCTTCGCGAGG TATGCCATGA
- a CDS encoding MFS transporter (transcript_id=CADANIAT00006592), with amino-acid sequence MLTALRYRDRKHPLLLEWRASKGFIVFVVVFAIFTVGDQFLTFCCMGLYVYRVTPRRSSLTNPQIVPVTPTALNERAGIAEGDGSLTQNARNEVLIKGSAPAGYLADRIESRRWPLILGLVALGASTALLCVGTHIGLWIAGRLCQGVSAAVVWTVGCALLVDTVDKEGLGQALGYIGMGMTFGAMGGPLLGGVLYEHGGYYSVFALAFALIALDIVFRVVMIEKKDAVRWLAEHEQVQEPVSGTLQLQQPDDIVGREGEDEHEKRSSEPVPLRSNNPFPPSSVEQPPKRKQRKAALLTLLESSRILVALWAYFILSLLLTSFDSVLPLFVEETFHWKQTAQGLVFIPLTVPHILDPIFGYINDNYPSSRRYLAGGAFFATVPVLVCLRFVMTDSIHDIILLCALLALVGVCIAAMFSIILVEVSYVVQEKEDANPGVWGKGGAMALAYGLSNSAWAGGSLAGPFLAGFIRESAGWGTMAWVLALVVGSTGVPVLGFIGGWLFRRCEGRSDRQVRGDQRREMPVA; translated from the exons ATGTTGACGGCATTGCGGTACCGGGACCGGAAACACCCGTTGCTGCTGGAATGGAGAGCCTCAAAAGGGTTTATCGTCTTTGTGGTTGTATTCGCTATTTTCACTGTAGGAGATCAGTTCCT GACATTTTGTTGTATGGGATTGTATGTATATCGGGTTACGCCTCGACGTTCGAGTCTGACAAATCCTCAGATTGTGCCAGTGACTCCGACTGCGTTGAATGAAAGAGCTGGCATTGCAGAGGGCGATG GTAGCCTCACCCAGAACGCGAGGAACGAAGTACTGATTAAAGGCTCAGCCCCCGCAGGGTATCTCGCTGACCGAATCGAGTCGCGCCGGTGGCCGCTgatcctcggcctcgtcgcgcTCGGCGCCTCAACGGCGCTTCTCTGCGTCGGAACCCACATCGGGCTCTGGATAGCCGGCCGTCTATGTCAGGGTGTTTCTGCAGCTGTCGTCTGGACAGTCGGATGTGCACTGCTGGTCGACACTGTCGATAAAGAGGGCCTGGGCCAGGCTCTTGGGTATATAGGCATGGGGATGACCTTTGGTGCCATGGGCGGCCCTTTACTCGGCGGTGTTTTGTACGAGCACGGCGGGTACTACTCGGTATTTGCATTGGCGTTTGCCCTAATTGCACTGGATATCGTCTTTCGAGTTGTCATgattgagaagaaggatgcggTTCGGTGGCTCGCTGAGCATGAACAGGTGCAAGAACCGGTATCAGGGACTTTACAGCTACAGCAGCCAGACGATATCGTGGGCCgggaaggcgaggatgaacATGAAAAAAGGTCTTCAGAGCCAGTACCTCTACGGAGCAACAACCCTTTCCCACCCTCGTCTGTCGAACAGCCACCAAAGAGAAAGCAGCGAAAGGCAGCCCTGCTCACCCTCCTCGAGTCATCGCGCATTCTCGTCGCCCTCTGGGCCTACTTCATCCTCTCTTTACTTCTCACTTCTTTTGACAGCGTTCTCCCGCTCTTCGTCGAGGAAACATTCCACTGGAAACAAACCGCCCAAGGCCTAGTCTTCATCCCCCTCACAGTCCCACACATCCTCGACCCTATATTTGGTTATATCAACGACAACTACCCCTCGTCCCGCCGATACCTCGCAGGGGGGGCATTCTTCGCAACTGTCCCGGTTCTTGTCTGTCTGCGTTTCGTGATGACGGACAGCATCCATGATATCATCCTTCTATGCGCACTTTTGGCTCTAGTTGGAGTCTGTATAGCCGCTATGTTCTCAATCATCCTAGTGGAAGTCTCCTACGTCGtgcaggagaaagaagatgctAATCCCGGGGTTTGGGGGAAGGGAGGCGCGATGGCGCTGGCCTACGGGTTGTCGAATTCCGCGTGGGCCGGCGGCAGTCTCGCGGGTCCGTTTCTGGCAGGATTTATTCGGGAGAGTGCGGGATGGGGGACTATGGCGTGGGTTTTGGCACTAGTGGTGGGGAGTACCGGGGTGCCGGTTTTGGGCTTTATTGGGGGCTGGCTCTTTCGGCGATGTGAAGGGAGAAGTGACAGACAGGTGAGGGGCGACCAGCGGCGTGAGATGCCGGTAGCCTGA
- a CDS encoding putative carboxylesterase (transcript_id=CADANIAT00006590), giving the protein MASPQVQHDGLNATFTGIETQCDGTAVHHFRGIKYASIPGRFERAQPVTGFDGRTVDSSRFGPRCPQVDIDVRHLLRIPEDFVIEQEAEDEFECLTVDITCPPGAASKDGLPVLVWIHGGSQIMTFCSAASKICDPTRLVADSIKSGQPFIFVSINYRLNIFSFGDGGETNLAIKDQRLGLDWVRRNIAGFGGNADNITLAGESAGAIYVHAHLITGPPVKKAVLASGSLYLSSPLPVERGNALIKALEAKVQQYGESSLRQATVLSLLRALKESNVNTMWIQEDDELRDWETRPEHADEVMIGDTEYESVIWRNGIETFDGPTIAAAFEQNQTYGPTLRKMYNVVPDRPTACKLGALDLVNDARYTLPVELISDKMAAAGKRVFKYVVDQVNPWQASARSHHAVDLLFLFGGIDLSFNPSADAVGKDMRRRWIAFVNGRSPWNPEKRFAFGPVGECREISEAGFAARRRVAHLQALREAGIGVYLPIVFALTAGKISLLN; this is encoded by the exons ATGGCATCTCCGCAAGTCCAGCACGACGGCCTGAATGCGACGTTCACTGGAATTGAGACGCAGTGTGACGGTACGGCAGTTCATCATTTCCGCGGTATCAAGTATGCCAGCATCCCTGGGCGGTTTGAGCGTGCACAGCCGGTGACGGGGTTTGACGGGCGGACTGTTGATAGTTCGCGGTTTGG GCCCCGATGTCCCCAGGTCGATATAGATgtccgccatctcctccgcatccCCGAAGATTTCGTGATCGAACAGGAAGCTGAGGATGAATTCGAGTGCTTGACTGTCGACATCACTTGCCCTCCTGGTGCGGCAAGCAAGGACGGTCTCCCGGTCCTGGTTTGGATTCATG GCGGTTCACAGATTATGACGTTTTGCTCTGCGGCGTCCAAGATCTGCG ACCCCACGAGGCTCGTCGCTGACTCGATTAAATCTGGCCAGCCGTTCATCTTTGTCTCCATCAACTACCGGCTCAACATTTTCAGCTTCGGAGACGGCGGGGAGACGAACTTGGCTATCAAGGATCAGCGATTGGGACTTGACTGGGTGCGGAGGAACATTGCTGGTTTTGGCGGCAACGCG GACAACATTACTTTGGCTGGAGAGAGCGCCGGCGCTATCTACGTCCATGCGCACCTCATCACCGGCCCGCCGGTAAAGAAGGCCGTTCTCGCGTCCGGATCACTGTACCTGTCATCCCCGTTACCCGTGGAACGAGGAAATGCTCTCATCAAAGCTCTTGAGGCGAAGGTACAGCAGTACGGCGAGTCCTCGCTCCGGCAAGCTACTGTTCTGTCTCTACTACGGGCATTGAAGGAGAGCAACGTCAACACTATGTGGATACAGGAGGACGATGAACTAAGGGACTGGGAGACTAGACCCGAGCACGCTGACGAGGTCATGATCGGTGATACAGAGTACGAG TCCGTCATCTGGCGCAACGGCATCGAGACCTTCGACGGGCCAACCATCGCCGCTGCTTTCGAGCAAAACCAAACATACGGGCCTACACTCCGCAAGATGTACAATGTCGTCCCCGACCGCCCAACAGCATGCAAACTCGGTGCCTTGGACCTCGTCAACGACGCACGCTACACTCTTCCCGTCGAACTCATCTCGGACAAGATGGCCGCCGCCGGGAAACGCGTTTTCAAGTACGTTGTCGACCAGGTCAACCCATGGCAAGCGTCTGCACGATCCCACCACGCCGTTGACCTGCTTTTCCTATTCGGAGGCATTGATCTGTCCTTCAATCCATCTGCCGACGCGGTGGGTAAGGATATGAGGAGACGTTGGATTGCATTTGTGAATGGGAGGAGCCCTTGGAATCCCGAGAAGCGCTTTGCGTTCGGACCAGTAGGCGAGTGCCGGGAAATTTCCGAGGCTGGGTTTGCGGCGAGACGGAGAGTGGCGCATCTCCAGGCGTTGAGGGAGGCAGGAATTGGAGTCTACTTGCCCATTGTGTTTGCCTTGACGGCGGGGAAGATCAGCTTGTTAAATTAG
- a CDS encoding cytochrome b5 reductase family protein (transcript_id=CADANIAT00006593) gives MANLVNRRLVANALAVLALSGIGVYTASNCWIKNASAESRSAEPQKVFGRGPAFKSLRLHSSESVSDNTKRLRFELPGGESSISGLSLTSALLTFSRPEGSWLPAVRPYTPISKLDEPGFVDLLVKRYPNGKASTHLHSLKPGDNLFILASIPGFNWTPNKFSHVYLIAGGAGITPIYQLAQGILDNPADKTKITVIFGVNTEKDMLLREEFDAYQRAYPDRIDVLYTVSRPGSEFRPAPNVRSGYVTRQVLAEVMGGPDEADTKIFVCGPPAMEKALVGGGFGQGQPGILQQLGYPRDRIYRF, from the exons ATGGCAAACCTCGTGAATCGGCGCCTTGTCGCCAACGCTCTGGCGGTCCTCGCTCTCAGTGGAATCGGCGTGTATACTGCCTCGAATTGCTGGATCAAGAACGCGTCCGCAGAGTCGCGCAGTGCAGAACCACAGAAGGTCTTTGGTCGTGGACCTGCATTCAAGTCGCTCCGTCTTCATAGCTCAGAGAGCGTTAGCGACAACACAAAGCGGCTGCGGTTTGAGCTTCCTGGTGGAGAGAGTTCAATAAGTGGACTCAGTCTGACTT CTGCTCTCCTTACGTTCTCGAGGCCAGAAGGTAGCTGGCTACCCGCTGTGCGACCGTATACTCCCATCAGCAAACTGG ATGAACCCGGCTTTGTCGATCTGCTAGTCAAACGGTATCCCAACGGAAAGGCAAGCACGCATTTGCATAGCTTGAAGCCAGGCGACAACCTTTTTATCCTCGCATCCATTCCCGGTTTCAATTGGACCCCAAATAAGTTTTCCCATGTCTACCTCATCGCCGGCGGCGCTGGGATAACGCCAATCTACCAGCTCGCGCAGGGCATCCTCGACAATCCGGCGGACAAGACCAAGATCACCGTGATATTCGGCGTCAATACGGAGAAGGATATGCTTCTGCGCGAGGAGTTTGATGCGTATCAACGGGCGTATCCTGACCGGATCGATGTTCTCTATACCGTCAGTCGGCCGGGCAGCGAGTTCAGGCCGGCTCCAAACGTGCGATCAGGTTATGTGACAAGGCAGGTCCTTGCGGAGGTCATGGGGGGCCCTGACGAGGCCGATACGAAGATATTTGTTTGCGGACCGCCCGCAATGGAGAAGGCGCTGGTTGGGGGCGGATTTGGCCAGGGCCAGCCAGGGATTTTGCAGCAGCTGGGCTATCCGAGAGATAGGATCTACCGGTTTTAA